In the Danio rerio strain Tuebingen ecotype United States chromosome 8, GRCz12tu, whole genome shotgun sequence genome, one interval contains:
- the clcn6 gene encoding H(+)/Cl(-) exchange transporter 6 isoform X2, producing MMFVFISSVLVLIEPVAAGSGIPEIKSYLNGVKVPGIVRLRTFICKVTGVLFAVAGGLFVGKEGPMIHSGAIVGAGLPQFQSITFKKIRFHFPYFRSDRDKRDFVSAGAAAGVAAAFGAPIGGTLFSLEEGSSFWNQALTWKVLFCSMSATFTLNFFRSGINFSKWGSFQLPGLLNFGEFKCPDGDKACHLWTAVDLAFFVLMGVAGGLLGALFNCINKRLAKYRMRNVHPKARFIRVLESLLVCMVTTLVIFMSSMTLGECRDLVSNVNNNTSTQGSVNEEVNSTIRRFFCYNNTYNDMATLFFNPQEVAIHQLFHQNATFSPVTLSLFFVLYFFLSCWTYGVSVPSGLFVPSLLCGASLGRLLANVLKINFHMQIYSGTFALIGAAAFLGGVVRMTISLTVILIESTNEITYGLPIMITLMVAKWTGDFFNRGIYDIHIHLKGVPLLEWETEVEMDKLTASDIMEPNLTYVYPHTRIQSLVSILRTTVYHAFPVVTENRDNEKEFMKGNILISNNIKFKKTSVLTRAGEQRRRCQSMKSYPSSELRNVCDEHVVVEPTEEGQDILQQMLERRHAPYPNLYPDQSPSEEWTMEERFRPLTFHGLILRSQLVNLLIRGVCYAENQSSASQPRLSHSEMTEDYPRFPDIHDLDLALLNPRMIVDVTPYMNPCPYTVSPNTHVSQVFNLFRTMGLRHLPVVNAVGEIVGIITRHNLTHEFLVAKLRQHYITI from the exons ATGATGTTCGTGTTCATCTCCAGTGTTCTAGTGCTCATTGAG CCTGTTGCAGCTGGGTCGGGTATCCCTGAAATTAAAAGTTACCTTAATGGAGTAAAGGTGCCAGGAATTGTGAGGCTGCGAACCTTCATATGTAAGGTGACGGGGGTCCTGTTTGCAGTTGCTGGAG GATTGTTTGTTGGGAAGGAAGGACCAATGATTCACAGTGGAGCAATAGTAGGGGCGGGACTTCCTCAG TTTCAGAGCATCACCTTCAAGAAGATCCGCTTTCATTTCCCTTATTTCCGCAGTGACAG GGACAAAAGGGATTTTGTCTCTGCGGGGGCAGCAGCAGGAGTTGCAGCTGCCTTCGGGGCACCAATAGGGGGCACGCTCTTCAGTCTGGAGGAGGGGTCGTCCTTCTGGAACCAGGCTCTCACATGGAAAGTG TTGTTCTGCTCCATGTCTGCCACTTTTACACTCAACTTCTTTCGTTCTGGGATCAACTTCAGTAAATGGGGGTCATTCCAGCTGCCCGGCCTACTCAACTTCGGAGAGTTCAAG TGTCCAGATGGAGATAAGGCCTGTCATCTGTGGACAGCAGTAGATCTGGCATTTTTTGTGTTGATGGGGGTGGCAGGAGGTCTGCTCGGTGCTCTGTTCAACTGCATCAACAAACGGCTTGCCAAATACCGCATGAGAAACGTCCATCCCAAAGCAAGATTCATCAG GGTGTTGGAGAGTCTGTTGGTATGTATGGTGACCACACTAGTGATCTTCATGTCTTCAATGACTCTGGGAGAGTGTCGAGATTTGGTCTCCAACGTGAATAACAACACTTCAACACAG GGGTCTGTAAATGAAGAGGTCAACTCAACCATACGCCGATTCTTCTGTTACAACAACACGTATAATGACATGGCAACCCTTTTCTTCAACCCTCAAGAAGTGGCAATTCACCAGCTCTTTCATCAGAATG CTACTTTTAGTCCGGTCACGCTCTCCCTGTTCTTTGTGCTGTATTTTTTCCTGAGCTGCTGGACGTATGGCGTGTCCGTCCCAAGTGGTCTGTTTGTCCCTTCACTTCTCTGCGGAGCTTCACTGGGACGCCTTTTAGCCAATGTCCTAAAAAT AAACTTCCACATGCAAATCTATTCGGGGACCTTTGCTTTGATTGGAGCAGCTGCATTCCTCGGAGGTGTGGTCAGAATGACCATCAGCCTGACAGTCATCTTAATCGAATCAACCAACGAGATCACTTATGGACTTCCCATTATGATAACACTAATG GTGGCCAAATGGACAGGAGATTTCTTTAATAGGGGAATATATGATATTCACATTCACCTGAAAGGAGTTCCTCTGCTGGAGTGGGAAACTGAAGTGGAGATGGACAA ACTGACAGCCAGTGATATCATGGAGCCCAACCTGACATATGTGTATCCTCACACTCGCATTCAGTCTCTGGTCAGCATCCTGAGGACCACCGTCTATCACGCATTCCCTGTGGTCACCGAGAACAGAGATAACGAGAAGGAGTTCATGAAGGGAAATATCCTAATAAGCAACAATATCAAATTCAAG AAAACCAGTGTGTTGACGCGGGCGGGGGAGCAGAGGCGGAGGTGTCAGTCGATGAAATCGTACCCATCAAGCGAGCTCCGCAATGTGTGTGATGAACATGTGGTTGTAGAGCCGACGGAGGAAGGCCAGGACATCCTTCAGCAGATGCTAGAGAGGAG GCACGCGCCATACCCAAACCTCTACCCAGATCAGTCACCCAGTGAAGAGTGGACCATGGAGGAGAGGTTCAGACCGCTCACCTTTCACGGACTCATCCTGCGCTCACAGCTTGTCAACTTGCTGATCCGTGGCGTCTGCTATGCTGAAAACCAGTCG AGTGCCTCACAGCCACGGCTCTCTCACTCAGAGATGACTGAGGATTACCCACGATTCCCTGACATCCACGATCTCGACCTGGCCCTTCTCAACCCACGCATGATTGTG gatGTGACGCCCTACATGAACCCCTGCCCGTATACAGTCTCTCCAAACACACATGTCTCCCAAGTATTCAATCTTTTCAGGACTATGGGGCTTCGACACTTACCTGTAGTCAATGCAGTAGGAGAG ATTGTGGGAATAATCACCAGGCATAATCTTACCCATGAGTTTTTAGTCGCTAAACTCCGACAGCATTACATCACAATATAA